Proteins encoded by one window of Moorella humiferrea:
- a CDS encoding energy-coupling factor ABC transporter ATP-binding protein, which yields MIRVENVEFTYPNGFQALRDLSFHIRSGEFVAVIGQNGSGKTTLLKLLNGLLKPTAGRILIGGLDTARARVAELARKVGFLFQNPDHQIFLPTVREELAFGPKNLGLKGAALADRVAEAAAAVGLTPYLDVNPRQLSKGQRQRVALASVLAMQPEVLVLDEPTTGQDYREALEIMRLVKKLHQQGHTVLLVSHDMEMVARFAGRALVLGEGRLLLDGPVATVFAREDILNAAGLVPPQAIQLARPYQEQGLLRPVLTVEELYAEIIAALRGEVDARQVLPA from the coding sequence ATGATCCGGGTTGAAAATGTAGAGTTTACTTACCCCAACGGTTTCCAAGCCCTCAGGGACCTGTCTTTTCATATCCGGTCCGGGGAATTCGTGGCCGTCATCGGCCAGAACGGCTCCGGGAAAACCACCCTCCTCAAGCTCCTGAACGGGCTTCTTAAACCCACAGCAGGCAGGATCCTCATCGGCGGCCTGGATACGGCACGGGCGCGGGTGGCTGAACTGGCCCGTAAAGTAGGTTTCCTTTTTCAAAACCCGGATCACCAGATCTTCCTGCCCACCGTCAGGGAAGAACTGGCCTTCGGTCCTAAGAATTTAGGTCTCAAAGGGGCGGCCCTGGCAGATAGGGTGGCGGAAGCGGCTGCCGCCGTAGGCCTCACTCCTTATCTTGACGTTAACCCCCGGCAGCTCAGCAAAGGCCAGCGCCAGCGGGTGGCCCTGGCCTCCGTCCTGGCCATGCAGCCGGAAGTCCTGGTCCTGGACGAACCCACCACCGGCCAGGATTACCGCGAAGCCCTGGAAATAATGAGGCTTGTCAAGAAGCTGCACCAGCAGGGCCACACTGTACTCCTCGTCAGCCACGATATGGAAATGGTGGCCCGCTTCGCCGGCCGGGCCCTGGTCCTGGGGGAAGGACGGTTGCTCCTGGATGGGCCCGTGGCGACAGTTTTTGCCCGGGAAGATATCCTGAACGCCGCCGGCCTCGTACCTCCCCAGGCCATTCAGCTCGCCCGGCCTTACCAGGAACAGGGACTCCTGCGCCCCGTCCTGACGGTAGAAGAATTGTATGCCGAAATTATCGCCGCTTTAAGGGGTGAGGTAGATGCCCGCCAGGTCCTTCCTGCATGA
- a CDS encoding energy-coupling factor transporter transmembrane component T family protein — protein sequence MPARSFLHELNPLTKVVWSLAVITLAFVYQNPLPLLGLWASVLAVALIGKVLREILPAIRGLIIFAAIFFLFQVFLIDEGQVVFTLVPGTGIGRITDVGLKACTMLALRMLAMTSTIPVLLATTPPKDMIVAFVEKLKVPYTYALMLVTSLRFIPTLQEELSLVIQAQRARAYDLEGRNIIKRFLALIPLAIPLLLMSVQRARTMAISMETRAFGAGPRTSLHTSTFQLLDIGVISSCLLLTVVLAVVSLR from the coding sequence ATGCCCGCCAGGTCCTTCCTGCATGAACTAAACCCCCTTACCAAAGTCGTCTGGTCCCTGGCCGTTATTACCCTGGCCTTTGTCTACCAGAACCCCCTGCCGCTCCTTGGCCTCTGGGCCTCGGTCCTGGCCGTCGCCCTGATTGGTAAAGTGTTGCGGGAAATCTTGCCCGCCATCCGGGGGCTGATCATCTTTGCCGCCATCTTTTTCCTCTTTCAGGTCTTTTTAATCGACGAGGGCCAGGTTGTTTTTACCCTGGTACCAGGCACCGGCATCGGCCGCATCACCGACGTGGGGCTCAAAGCCTGCACCATGCTCGCTTTAAGGATGCTGGCCATGACTTCCACGATTCCCGTTCTCCTGGCCACCACCCCGCCCAAGGATATGATTGTCGCCTTTGTGGAAAAACTCAAGGTGCCCTATACTTACGCCCTGATGCTGGTAACCTCTTTAAGGTTTATCCCTACCCTGCAGGAAGAATTGAGCCTGGTCATCCAAGCCCAGCGGGCCCGGGCCTACGACCTGGAAGGCCGCAATATTATCAAGCGCTTTCTGGCCCTCATCCCCCTGGCCATCCCTCTCCTCCTCATGTCCGTCCAGCGGGCCCGGACCATGGCTATCTCCATGGAAACCCGCGCTTTTGGCGCCGGCCCCCGTACCAGCCTGCACACCTCGACCTTCCAGTTACTGGATATAGGGGTAATCTCTTCGTGCCTGCTCCTGACAGTCGTTCTGGCGGTTGTATCGCTGCGTTAA
- a CDS encoding type II toxin-antitoxin system Phd/YefM family antitoxin, with the protein MEFATSKELRIYTGKILEKVRAGERFAITHRGKPVAWLIPFENDTPEEFSPLPYHEAWADIERALEASEPYYPDWHEALKESRRQK; encoded by the coding sequence TTGGAATTTGCCACCAGCAAGGAGCTACGTATTTATACCGGAAAGATATTAGAGAAGGTTAGGGCTGGGGAACGTTTTGCCATTACACATCGGGGTAAGCCTGTGGCATGGCTAATACCCTTTGAAAATGACACTCCCGAAGAATTTTCCCCTCTCCCCTATCATGAGGCGTGGGCAGATATTGAACGGGCCCTGGAAGCCAGCGAGCCATATTACCCTGACTGGCACGAAGCTCTCAAGGAAAGTAGGCGGCAAAAGTGA
- a CDS encoding ferritin-like domain-containing protein: MPCLEEKDLIRSLNWFYSLEIEQVDLYKSQARAATDIYLRQVLTRIAAMEQEHVINLEAEISRRGATPTRLGAIIAPLLGVAAGTILNWTNTRTLLWANITLEEKAMADYKRLILKVAEKPLFNLLWSHLIDEDLHAAWFSNKLKELDRLALY, from the coding sequence GTGCCGTGCTTGGAAGAAAAGGACCTTATCCGTAGCCTCAACTGGTTCTACAGCCTGGAAATCGAGCAGGTAGACCTCTATAAGAGCCAGGCCCGGGCAGCAACGGACATTTACCTGCGGCAGGTATTGACCCGGATAGCGGCTATGGAACAGGAACACGTCATCAACCTGGAAGCGGAAATCAGCCGCCGCGGCGCCACCCCGACCCGCCTGGGAGCCATCATTGCTCCCCTCCTGGGGGTGGCAGCCGGGACCATCCTCAACTGGACCAATACCCGCACCCTCCTCTGGGCCAACATTACTTTAGAAGAAAAGGCCATGGCTGACTACAAACGGCTGATTCTCAAAGTTGCCGAAAAACCCCTTTTTAACCTCCTCTGGAGCCACCTCATTGATGAAGACCTGCATGCCGCCTGGTTCAGCAATAAGCTGAAAGAGCTGGACCGCCTGGCCCTGTATTAA
- a CDS encoding RrF2 family transcriptional regulator: MRLNQATDYAFRAVLYLAKLEPGTIAEAQTIASREDIPMRFLLKIMRSLVQAGIVQSYRGVSGGFALARPAREITLLDVVEAVEGPVSVNRCLLDPEYCNKHGAPCCPVHRALGAVQDALRRELERYNFAELAGKN; encoded by the coding sequence ATGCGCTTAAACCAGGCCACCGATTATGCCTTCCGCGCCGTCCTGTACCTGGCGAAACTGGAACCGGGCACCATCGCCGAAGCCCAGACGATTGCGTCCCGCGAAGATATCCCCATGCGCTTCTTGCTTAAAATCATGCGTTCCTTGGTCCAGGCCGGAATAGTGCAATCCTACCGCGGCGTCAGCGGCGGTTTTGCCCTGGCCCGGCCGGCCCGGGAAATTACCCTGCTGGATGTCGTCGAAGCAGTAGAAGGACCGGTTAGCGTTAACCGCTGCCTTCTGGACCCGGAGTACTGTAATAAACACGGCGCTCCTTGTTGCCCGGTACACCGGGCCCTGGGCGCAGTCCAGGACGCCCTGCGCCGGGAGTTGGAGCGTTACAACTTCGCCGAGCTAGCCGGGAAAAATTGA
- a CDS encoding cytochrome ubiquinol oxidase subunit I has translation MDALLLARWQFGITSVYHFLFVPLTLGLSVLVAIMETIYVRTGDETYKNMARFWGRLFLINFAMGVVTGIVQEFHFGMNWSEYSRFVGDIFGAPLAVEALAAFFLESTFLGLWLFGWDKLPKALHAACIWLVAFGTNLSAFWILVANSFMQEPVGYVLRNGRAEMTDFFALLTNPHVLYQFPHTVLAGFVTASFFVMGISAYHLLRQSQLEPFRRSFRLALITGVISSLLVAAVGHFQGQYLVNAQPMKMAAAEALWESADPAPLALVALVDTKDQTNTFEIKIPALASFLAYNSFQGEVKGLKDLQAAAEASYGPGNYIPPVAPVFWSFRLMVVAGLWLILLSFYSLYLWRRRRLEEKPLVLKALLWSIPVPYLANTAGWLMAEIGRYPWIVYGLQRVEAAVSPGVSAAAILTTLVAFTLLYGVLAVADVYLLAKYARQGVETTPATRMLDNSREVSLWI, from the coding sequence ATGGATGCACTCTTGCTGGCCAGGTGGCAGTTCGGGATTACCTCAGTTTACCACTTCCTCTTCGTTCCCCTGACCCTGGGACTATCAGTCCTGGTGGCCATCATGGAAACCATCTATGTCCGCACTGGTGATGAAACTTACAAGAACATGGCCCGCTTCTGGGGCAGGCTCTTCCTCATCAACTTTGCCATGGGCGTGGTGACCGGTATCGTCCAGGAGTTTCACTTCGGCATGAACTGGTCCGAGTACTCCCGCTTCGTCGGAGACATTTTCGGTGCCCCCCTGGCTGTGGAAGCCCTGGCCGCCTTTTTCCTGGAATCCACCTTTCTGGGCCTGTGGCTCTTTGGCTGGGATAAGCTGCCTAAAGCCCTTCACGCCGCCTGCATCTGGCTGGTGGCCTTCGGAACCAATCTTTCCGCCTTCTGGATCCTGGTGGCCAACTCCTTTATGCAGGAGCCGGTGGGCTATGTCTTGCGTAACGGCCGGGCCGAGATGACGGATTTCTTCGCCCTGCTGACCAACCCCCATGTCCTCTATCAATTCCCCCACACCGTCCTGGCCGGCTTTGTGACAGCCTCCTTTTTCGTCATGGGGATCAGTGCCTACCACCTCCTGCGGCAAAGCCAATTAGAGCCCTTCCGCCGTTCCTTCCGGCTGGCTTTGATAACGGGCGTCATCAGCAGCCTGCTGGTGGCGGCCGTCGGCCACTTCCAGGGCCAGTACCTGGTCAATGCCCAGCCCATGAAGATGGCAGCCGCCGAAGCCTTGTGGGAGAGTGCCGATCCGGCCCCCCTGGCCCTGGTGGCCCTGGTTGATACAAAAGACCAGACCAATACCTTCGAGATTAAGATTCCCGCCCTGGCCAGTTTTCTTGCCTATAACAGCTTCCAGGGCGAGGTTAAAGGCCTGAAGGATCTTCAGGCCGCAGCAGAGGCCAGCTACGGCCCCGGCAATTATATCCCGCCGGTCGCCCCGGTCTTCTGGAGCTTCCGCCTGATGGTCGTCGCCGGGCTGTGGTTAATTTTACTGTCCTTTTACAGCCTGTACCTGTGGCGGCGGAGACGCCTGGAAGAAAAACCCCTGGTCCTCAAGGCCCTCCTCTGGAGCATTCCCGTGCCCTATCTCGCCAACACCGCCGGCTGGTTGATGGCCGAGATCGGTCGCTATCCCTGGATTGTCTACGGGCTGCAGCGGGTCGAGGCGGCCGTCTCGCCCGGGGTATCCGCCGCCGCTATTTTGACAACCCTGGTGGCTTTTACCCTGCTGTACGGGGTCCTGGCGGTAGCCGACGTCTACCTCCTGGCTAAATACGCCCGGCAGGGTGTTGAGACAACTCCTGCCACCAGGATGTTAGATAATTCCAGGGAGGTATCCTTATGGATCTAA
- the cydB gene encoding cytochrome d ubiquinol oxidase subunit II, whose translation MDLTVLWFILVAVLFAGFFFLEGFDYGVGILLPFLGKSDGERRAIINSIGPFWDGNEVWMLTAGGAMFAAFPHWYATLFSGFYLALFLILVALIVRGVAFEFRSKDDRPAWRNFWDWMLFLGSLLPALLWGVAMANLIRGVPIDARMQYAGTFFDLLSPYTLLGGLTSLLLFTLQGALFLALKTGDELPQRARQAGLKIGTGAVAALLLLLIMSYRETDIFTRIVPGIAAWGALVALLLAWWSLSSRSYGGAFILNGLAILLGTAALFGGLFPRVMVSSLNPRWSLTIYQASSSPYTLKVMTIVALTLVPVVLLYQGWTYWVFRQRVKARNLEY comes from the coding sequence ATGGATCTAACTGTCCTCTGGTTTATCCTGGTAGCCGTCCTTTTTGCCGGCTTCTTTTTCCTGGAAGGCTTTGACTACGGCGTCGGTATCCTGCTGCCCTTCCTGGGGAAAAGCGATGGGGAACGCCGCGCCATCATCAACAGCATCGGCCCCTTCTGGGACGGCAACGAGGTGTGGATGCTCACCGCCGGCGGGGCCATGTTTGCCGCCTTCCCCCACTGGTACGCCACCCTTTTCAGCGGCTTTTACCTGGCGTTATTCCTTATCCTCGTCGCCCTGATCGTGCGCGGGGTAGCCTTTGAATTCCGCAGCAAGGATGACCGCCCGGCCTGGCGTAACTTCTGGGACTGGATGCTTTTCCTGGGGAGCCTCTTGCCGGCCCTCCTCTGGGGCGTGGCCATGGCCAACCTGATCCGGGGCGTACCCATTGACGCCCGCATGCAGTATGCCGGTACCTTTTTCGATCTCCTTTCTCCCTACACCCTGCTGGGGGGCTTGACCTCTCTTCTCCTTTTCACCCTGCAGGGGGCACTTTTCCTGGCCCTCAAAACCGGGGATGAACTGCCGCAGCGCGCCCGGCAGGCGGGGCTAAAGATAGGTACCGGCGCTGTGGCGGCCCTCCTCCTGCTGCTAATTATGAGTTACCGGGAAACCGACATCTTTACCCGGATTGTACCCGGAATCGCCGCCTGGGGCGCCCTGGTGGCCCTTCTCCTGGCCTGGTGGTCGCTCAGCTCCCGGAGCTACGGCGGGGCTTTTATCTTGAACGGTCTGGCCATCCTCCTGGGCACTGCGGCTCTCTTTGGCGGCCTCTTTCCCCGGGTAATGGTTTCCAGCCTGAATCCCCGGTGGAGCCTGACCATTTACCAGGCCTCCTCCAGCCCCTATACCCTTAAAGTTATGACCATCGTCGCCCTCACCCTGGTACCGGTGGTCCTCCTTTACCAGGGCTGGACGTACTGGGTATTCCGCCAGCGGGTTAAGGCCAGAAACCTGGAATATTAG
- the cydD gene encoding thiol reductant ABC exporter subunit CydD, whose translation MLERNLLGEARRVRWHLAVTIGLGLAAGLLAILQAGYLARVVNGVFLEGQDLRGVWHWLMALLGIIFLRAGLAWGVEVAAHRAAARIKYDLRRRLVGHLLAVGPLPLKDEHTGELVNVLVEGIEDLEAYFARYLPQLALAALVPLMVLGFVFPLDLFSGLLLLFTAPLLPLFMFLIGNRAEALTQQQWQTLSSLSGHFLDVLQGLTTLKIFGRSKEQAEVLARLSDRFRSTTLGVLRVAFLSALVLELVATISTALVAVTVGLRLVYAQIPFNEALFLLLLAPEFYLPLRLLGSQFHAGLAGVSAARRIFAVLDMAGPCTTPAPAVADVRVKSLPRGAETGNLPPGRESRVRQPGLHIVLAGVHYTYPDRERPALEEVSLELRPGEKVALVGPSGGGKSTIAHLLLRFLEPDRGLITVNGFPLNRIPLEEWRRQVALVPQHPYLFSGTIADNILLGRPEASREEVVAAARLAGAHEFIAALPRGYDTPIGERGLRLSGGQARRLAIARAILKDAPLLILDEATANLDPATDRLIQASLERLMENRTVLIIAHRLSTVYRADRIVVLASGRVVEAGRHEELMARQGAYYRLVTAFHCAAGRVKVSSAPANSLHSGSLTGAVDYTFGHDRRKSVSMAARSARSLNMPYFSCRQKHHQPKGTPAPGPQNCTALYRQLPPTYFKGRTTTSTCIRLLGLLAPSWAAILGATLLGFFTIASNVGLMATAAFLIASAALHPPVSDLMLPIVGVRFFGISRAASRYLERYVNHSVTLHILSQLQVSFYRALEPLVPDRLPDHHSGDLLSRVVADVATLENFYLRVLAPPLVALLVMVAVFVFLANFAIKPALAWLLFFLGAGIIAPLGLKAAGRRATRQQGEIRAALNASLVDTVQGMPEILACGYARQQQERIAALSRELLVLQGREAGVAGLAAAVSGLAMNLALWSVLVLAIPLVASGQLDGVYLAMLALGAAGSFEAVLPLAMIPQRLEASLAAARRLFALIDTRPAVQDPPGPPPQPANYHLEVKGLRFRYAPEEPWVLDGLDFTVPEGGRVAIVGPSGAGKSTLVNLLLRFWDYEEGSIRLGGYELKAYPPEELRRLIAVVSQQTHLFHATIAENLLLARPGASREEIRQAARKARLDEFIQSLPGGYETCIGAEGLKLSGGQRQRLAIARALLKNAPILILDEATSGLDPVTEGEVRQAIYRLMASRTTLVITHRLAGLEAMDEILVLDKGRIVQRGRHEELLRQEGLYRRMWELQHEVLP comes from the coding sequence CTGCTGGAAAGGAACCTCCTGGGCGAAGCACGCCGGGTGCGCTGGCACCTGGCCGTGACCATCGGCCTGGGCCTGGCGGCCGGCTTGCTGGCCATCCTGCAGGCCGGTTACCTGGCCCGGGTGGTGAACGGGGTCTTCCTGGAAGGGCAGGATCTGCGGGGTGTCTGGCACTGGCTCATGGCCCTCCTGGGCATCATTTTCCTCCGGGCGGGCCTGGCCTGGGGTGTAGAAGTGGCGGCCCACCGGGCCGCGGCCCGGATCAAATATGACCTGCGCCGGCGCCTGGTGGGCCACCTCCTGGCCGTAGGTCCGTTACCTTTGAAGGATGAGCATACCGGGGAGCTGGTCAATGTCCTGGTGGAAGGAATTGAGGACCTAGAGGCTTATTTTGCCCGCTATTTGCCCCAACTGGCCCTGGCGGCCCTGGTGCCCCTGATGGTCCTAGGTTTCGTCTTCCCCCTGGACCTGTTTTCCGGCCTGCTCCTCCTTTTTACCGCTCCCCTGCTTCCCCTGTTCATGTTCCTTATCGGCAACCGGGCAGAAGCCCTCACTCAACAGCAGTGGCAAACTCTGAGCAGCCTGAGCGGCCATTTCCTGGATGTGCTGCAGGGCCTTACCACCCTGAAAATATTCGGCCGCAGCAAGGAGCAAGCTGAAGTCCTGGCCCGCCTCAGCGACCGTTTCCGATCCACCACCCTGGGAGTGCTGCGGGTGGCCTTTCTCTCGGCCCTGGTGCTGGAACTTGTAGCTACCATCAGCACCGCCCTGGTGGCCGTCACCGTGGGACTGCGCCTGGTTTATGCCCAAATACCCTTTAATGAGGCCCTTTTCCTCTTGCTGCTGGCCCCGGAATTCTACCTGCCCCTGCGCCTCCTGGGCAGCCAGTTTCATGCCGGCCTGGCCGGCGTCAGCGCCGCCCGGCGGATCTTCGCCGTTCTGGATATGGCAGGCCCTTGCACTACCCCGGCCCCGGCAGTAGCGGACGTGAGGGTCAAATCCCTGCCTCGAGGCGCGGAAACAGGAAATCTCCCGCCGGGCAGGGAAAGCCGCGTACGGCAGCCGGGGCTGCATATTGTCCTGGCAGGGGTTCATTATACTTACCCGGATAGGGAGCGGCCGGCCCTGGAAGAGGTCTCCCTGGAACTCCGGCCGGGGGAAAAGGTGGCCCTGGTTGGTCCCAGCGGCGGGGGGAAAAGCACCATCGCCCACCTGCTCCTGCGTTTCCTGGAGCCCGATCGGGGGCTGATTACCGTCAACGGCTTTCCTTTAAACAGGATCCCCCTGGAGGAATGGCGCCGGCAGGTGGCTCTGGTTCCCCAGCATCCCTACCTTTTCAGCGGTACTATAGCCGACAATATCCTCCTGGGACGTCCGGAAGCCTCGCGGGAGGAAGTGGTGGCCGCGGCCCGCCTCGCCGGGGCCCATGAGTTCATTGCCGCCCTGCCCCGGGGTTATGATACGCCCATCGGTGAGCGGGGGCTGCGCTTGAGCGGCGGCCAGGCGCGGCGCCTGGCCATTGCCCGGGCCATTTTGAAGGACGCCCCCTTACTGATCCTGGACGAAGCTACGGCCAACCTGGATCCAGCCACTGACCGGCTAATCCAGGCGTCCCTGGAGCGCCTGATGGAAAACCGCACGGTGCTGATTATCGCCCACCGCCTCAGCACCGTCTACCGGGCGGACCGCATCGTGGTCCTGGCCTCCGGCCGGGTGGTGGAGGCAGGACGGCACGAGGAATTAATGGCGCGGCAGGGTGCCTATTACCGCCTGGTCACAGCCTTTCATTGCGCAGCCGGAAGGGTGAAGGTTAGCTCAGCGCCCGCTAACTCGCTCCATTCCGGAAGCCTCACCGGAGCGGTGGACTATACCTTCGGGCATGACCGGCGTAAATCCGTTAGCATGGCCGCCCGCTCCGCACGCTCTCTCAATATGCCGTACTTTTCATGCCGCCAAAAACATCACCAGCCTAAAGGCACGCCTGCCCCTGGCCCCCAGAACTGCACCGCCCTGTACCGGCAGTTACCCCCTACCTATTTTAAGGGGAGAACTACCACCAGCACTTGCATCCGTCTCCTGGGTTTGCTTGCACCCTCTTGGGCCGCTATACTGGGAGCCACCCTGCTTGGATTTTTTACCATAGCCAGCAACGTCGGCCTCATGGCCACCGCGGCCTTTCTCATTGCCAGCGCCGCCCTCCACCCGCCGGTTTCAGACCTCATGCTCCCCATCGTCGGGGTGCGCTTTTTTGGTATCTCCCGGGCCGCCAGCCGTTACCTGGAACGTTATGTAAACCATAGCGTCACCCTGCACATCCTCAGCCAGCTGCAGGTTTCCTTTTACCGGGCCCTTGAGCCCCTGGTCCCGGACCGGCTGCCGGACCACCACAGTGGCGACCTGTTGAGCCGGGTCGTGGCCGATGTGGCTACCCTGGAAAACTTTTATCTCCGCGTCCTGGCCCCGCCCCTGGTAGCCCTGCTGGTCATGGTGGCCGTTTTCGTTTTCCTGGCCAATTTTGCCATCAAACCGGCCCTGGCCTGGCTGTTATTTTTTCTGGGGGCCGGCATCATCGCACCCCTGGGCCTCAAGGCTGCCGGCCGGCGGGCGACCCGGCAGCAGGGAGAAATACGAGCGGCCCTTAACGCCTCCCTGGTGGATACCGTCCAGGGCATGCCTGAAATCCTGGCCTGCGGATACGCCAGACAGCAGCAGGAACGCATCGCCGCCTTGAGCCGGGAACTACTGGTTCTCCAGGGCCGCGAGGCGGGAGTGGCCGGCCTAGCGGCCGCCGTGTCAGGCCTGGCCATGAACCTGGCCCTGTGGTCGGTCCTGGTGCTGGCCATCCCCCTGGTGGCCAGCGGACAACTGGACGGCGTTTACCTGGCCATGCTGGCCCTTGGAGCGGCTGGCAGCTTTGAGGCCGTCCTGCCCCTGGCCATGATACCCCAGCGCCTGGAAGCAAGTCTGGCTGCAGCCCGGCGGCTCTTTGCCCTTATCGATACCCGGCCTGCCGTCCAGGACCCGCCCGGCCCGCCGCCACAGCCGGCAAACTACCACCTGGAGGTAAAAGGACTGCGCTTTCGCTACGCCCCGGAAGAACCCTGGGTCCTGGACGGCCTCGACTTTACCGTGCCCGAAGGGGGCCGGGTGGCTATCGTCGGTCCCAGCGGGGCCGGGAAAAGCACATTAGTAAACCTGCTCCTGCGCTTCTGGGATTACGAGGAAGGATCTATCCGCCTGGGTGGGTATGAACTCAAGGCCTATCCCCCGGAAGAGTTGCGCCGCCTGATAGCTGTAGTTTCCCAGCAAACCCATCTCTTCCATGCCACCATTGCCGAAAACCTCCTACTGGCCAGGCCTGGTGCCAGTCGGGAGGAGATCCGGCAGGCCGCACGGAAGGCCAGGCTGGACGAATTTATCCAGAGCCTGCCCGGGGGATATGAAACCTGTATCGGTGCAGAGGGATTGAAACTCTCCGGGGGCCAGCGCCAGCGTCTGGCCATCGCCCGCGCCCTTTTGAAAAATGCTCCCATCCTGATACTTGATGAGGCCACATCGGGCCTGGACCCGGTGACTGAGGGGGAAGTAAGGCAGGCTATCTACCGTTTAATGGCCAGCCGGACCACCCTGGTCATAACCCACCGCCTGGCGGGCCTGGAGGCCATGGATGAGATCCTGGTCCTGGATAAAGGGCGGATCGTCCAGCGGGGACGGCATGAGGAACTTCTCCGGCAAGAAGGGCTTTACCGCCGGATGTGGGAGCTGCAGCACGAAGTATTACCTTAG
- the gmk gene encoding guanylate kinase codes for MILSRKLIVDFQVKDRKNRQGFFFVVSGPSGVGKNTLLNYALERVRGIYYLPSITTRPMRPGEAQGFPYFFVSKADFEAMIAQGAFLEWKQIHSGDYYGTHLPTILYALENGYDIITDMDVLGCVEVMERFPENVVPIFIAPPNMEELRQRLAGREKDAGVIAKRLERVAMEMSYAGKYRHVIINDDLERAGRELVKILREYSPE; via the coding sequence ATGATTCTTTCTCGCAAATTGATCGTTGACTTTCAAGTTAAAGATCGAAAAAATCGACAGGGTTTCTTTTTCGTGGTTTCCGGGCCTTCCGGGGTGGGGAAGAATACCCTGTTGAACTATGCCCTGGAGCGGGTCCGGGGTATTTACTACCTGCCCTCAATAACCACCCGCCCTATGCGACCGGGGGAAGCCCAGGGCTTCCCGTATTTTTTTGTCAGTAAAGCTGATTTTGAAGCAATGATCGCTCAAGGAGCCTTCCTGGAATGGAAGCAGATTCATTCCGGGGACTACTACGGTACCCATTTGCCGACAATTTTATATGCCCTGGAGAACGGCTATGACATTATTACCGACATGGATGTCCTGGGATGCGTTGAGGTCATGGAGCGCTTCCCTGAAAATGTCGTCCCGATTTTTATTGCCCCGCCAAATATGGAAGAACTGCGCCAGCGGCTGGCCGGGAGGGAAAAGGACGCCGGGGTCATTGCCAAGAGATTGGAGCGGGTGGCTATGGAAATGAGTTATGCTGGTAAGTACCGGCACGTGATTATTAATGATGACCTGGAGCGGGCCGGCAGGGAACTGGTCAAGATTTTAAGGGAATATTCCCCAGAGTAA
- a CDS encoding MtaA/CmuA family methyltransferase, with amino-acid sequence MAAREQMAGCERVLAALRGRDVDRLPLITPTSVATVESMTATGVFFPEAHTDPYKMAALAATGHEILGFDTVAPYFSILLEAATLGCTVDWNPVDAMPAIKKNPLQKWEEWRLPPNFLDRQPIKALLTAISLLKKRYGHRVAVVGKVIGPWTLAYHLCGVQNFLLGLVLEPEAVRDLLGRLVAVPLLLAAAEVEAGADVLTWADHATGDLVSATAYREFLLPLHQRAVKALPADVPVILHTCGRVTDRLGYFTQTGFTAFHFDSRNPPAELLILANGRLTLVGGINNPQTLLNGRVAEVKVEVERLLKAGIRLVAPECAVPLRTPNQNLKAVVQAVRDFSRRQR; translated from the coding sequence ATGGCAGCCAGGGAGCAAATGGCCGGCTGTGAGCGGGTATTAGCAGCTCTCAGGGGCAGAGATGTCGACCGTCTACCTTTAATTACACCCACCTCGGTAGCTACGGTGGAAAGCATGACTGCCACCGGCGTCTTTTTCCCCGAAGCCCATACCGATCCCTATAAAATGGCCGCCCTGGCGGCAACCGGCCACGAAATACTGGGATTTGATACCGTCGCACCCTATTTCAGTATCCTGCTGGAAGCAGCGACCCTGGGCTGTACGGTGGACTGGAACCCGGTGGACGCCATGCCGGCTATTAAAAAAAATCCCCTGCAGAAATGGGAGGAGTGGCGACTACCCCCGAATTTCCTGGACCGGCAGCCGATTAAAGCTCTTCTCACGGCTATCAGCCTGCTGAAAAAGCGTTACGGTCACCGCGTAGCCGTGGTGGGCAAGGTTATTGGCCCCTGGACCCTGGCCTACCACTTGTGCGGGGTACAGAATTTCCTTCTGGGACTGGTCCTAGAACCGGAGGCTGTACGGGATCTGCTGGGGCGGCTGGTGGCCGTTCCTTTGCTGCTGGCGGCGGCAGAGGTGGAGGCCGGTGCTGATGTCCTAACCTGGGCCGACCATGCTACGGGCGACCTAGTTAGTGCTACCGCCTATCGCGAGTTTCTCCTGCCTTTGCACCAACGGGCCGTTAAGGCATTGCCCGCGGATGTCCCGGTTATTCTCCATACATGCGGCCGGGTTACCGACCGGTTGGGCTACTTTACTCAGACGGGTTTTACGGCCTTTCATTTTGATTCCCGCAACCCGCCGGCCGAGCTCCTTATCCTGGCCAATGGCCGCCTGACCTTGGTAGGAGGCATCAATAACCCTCAGACCCTACTGAACGGCAGGGTAGCGGAGGTCAAGGTCGAAGTAGAAAGGCTGCTTAAGGCGGGCATCAGGCTGGTAGCGCCGGAGTGCGCTGTACCTTTGCGGACGCCGAACCAGAACTTGAAAGCCGTGGTCCAGGCAGTACGAGATTTTAGCCGCCGGCAACGGTAA